The following proteins come from a genomic window of Gimesia chilikensis:
- a CDS encoding multiheme c-type cytochrome: protein MLMLFPGCSDSGQPGKQAPRRTSQSDAQEQHQPKSLSPAESWQRFLATNFAGDQACAECHRKEYDAHQRSGHSHTAIQMAESPLAKRLAEVGSYQDSRRDQRWSFKLDQGKFLVKDESHPTMPALAVTWLLGSGMHAQTAIAVEPRRRQGVELRWSWLASQNGPGLTPDHEPYDQFNRNSIECFGRPMNATDVLACLGCHMTVGPPPGAPLRTEYFVPNVGCERCHGPRQKHVELAQQGRGNEIKPLINYRNAEEYIAACAECHRDASDLTGQEQPHELVRFQPYGLKKSACYLKSDGRLSCANCHDPHDATSHDRALYRKQCQSCHQATESSICPIQPQGDCIECHMPAVEWTAGIKFHDHWIRKPPVVN from the coding sequence ATGCTGATGCTGTTCCCGGGCTGTTCTGACAGTGGTCAGCCCGGGAAGCAGGCACCCAGACGCACATCACAGTCAGATGCTCAAGAGCAACACCAACCAAAAAGTCTGTCTCCAGCAGAGTCCTGGCAACGTTTTCTTGCTACCAACTTCGCCGGGGATCAGGCGTGTGCGGAATGCCATCGTAAAGAGTATGACGCGCATCAGCGTTCCGGTCATTCTCATACTGCGATCCAGATGGCAGAAAGTCCTCTGGCAAAACGTCTGGCGGAGGTCGGTTCCTATCAGGATTCCCGTCGCGATCAGCGGTGGTCCTTCAAGCTGGACCAGGGGAAATTTCTGGTTAAAGATGAGAGCCACCCCACCATGCCCGCACTGGCAGTCACCTGGCTGTTGGGTTCGGGGATGCACGCCCAGACTGCGATTGCCGTTGAACCACGCCGCAGACAGGGAGTGGAACTTCGCTGGTCCTGGCTGGCCAGTCAGAATGGACCGGGGCTGACCCCGGATCACGAACCTTATGATCAATTCAATCGCAACAGCATCGAATGTTTTGGACGTCCGATGAATGCGACCGATGTACTGGCCTGCCTGGGATGTCATATGACCGTGGGGCCTCCTCCCGGGGCACCATTACGGACCGAATATTTTGTTCCCAATGTCGGGTGTGAACGCTGTCATGGACCGCGGCAGAAGCATGTCGAACTGGCGCAGCAGGGACGGGGAAATGAAATCAAACCGCTGATCAATTACCGCAACGCGGAGGAGTACATCGCCGCCTGCGCGGAGTGTCATCGCGATGCCAGCGATCTGACCGGGCAGGAGCAGCCGCATGAACTGGTACGGTTCCAGCCTTACGGACTGAAGAAGAGTGCCTGTTATCTGAAATCCGACGGTAGACTTTCGTGCGCAAATTGTCACGATCCACACGATGCGACATCACATGATCGGGCGTTGTACCGCAAACAATGTCAGTCCTGTCACCAGGCAACAGAGTCCAGCATTTGCCCGATCCAGCCCCAGGGCGATTGTATTGAGTGTCACATGCCGGCTGTCGAATGGACCGCCGGTATTAAGTTCCATGATCACTGGATCCGGAAGCCGCCAGTGGTGAATTAA